The following are encoded together in the Streptomyces sp. NBC_01465 genome:
- a CDS encoding MgtC/SapB family protein — translation MSSLAVPLFDPAAGQGARQFAELGIALFLSTLIGAERAIQQKSAGLRTHTLVGVGSALFMEVSQHGFNAVLALDHVSFDPSRVAAQIVSGIGFIGGGLIFVRRDAVRGLTTAATIWLTCAIGMACGGGLPLLAIAATAVHFLVVRGYPWLTRRVPALTSAERSRLQLAYRIGSSVLTRVLEHCTSRGFHVVEVRADRTEWGSGAESRGTMAVQLEIEGTGSVHELVAALTEFDGVLDVASLESEPAD, via the coding sequence TTGTCATCGCTCGCCGTCCCCCTGTTCGACCCCGCAGCCGGTCAAGGGGCACGCCAGTTCGCCGAGTTGGGCATCGCGCTGTTCCTGTCGACGCTGATCGGCGCGGAGCGCGCCATCCAGCAGAAGAGCGCGGGGCTGCGCACCCACACTCTCGTCGGAGTGGGCAGCGCCCTGTTCATGGAGGTGTCGCAGCACGGGTTCAACGCGGTCCTCGCCCTGGACCATGTCTCGTTCGACCCCTCACGGGTCGCCGCGCAGATCGTCTCCGGGATCGGTTTCATCGGCGGCGGCCTCATCTTCGTACGGAGGGACGCGGTCCGCGGGCTGACCACCGCCGCGACCATCTGGCTCACCTGCGCCATAGGAATGGCCTGCGGCGGCGGCCTGCCGCTGCTCGCGATCGCCGCAACCGCCGTGCACTTCCTGGTCGTCCGCGGCTATCCCTGGCTGACCCGGCGCGTCCCCGCCCTCACCTCGGCCGAACGGTCCCGCCTGCAGCTCGCGTACCGCATCGGCAGCAGCGTCCTCACCCGGGTCCTCGAACACTGCACGAGTCGTGGGTTCCATGTGGTCGAGGTACGGGCGGACCGCACCGAGTGGGGTTCGGGCGCCGAGTCGCGCGGCACCATGGCCGTCCAGTTGGAGATCGAGGGGACCGGCAGTGTGCACGAACTGGTTGCCGCGCTCACCGAATTCGACGGCGTCCTCGACGTGGCGTCGCTGGAGTCGGAGCCGGCCGACTAG
- a CDS encoding ABC transporter permease, whose amino-acid sequence MTAPPDDCLARNDWICGEYLTTRREILWDAVLQHLHLTLVSVLIGLLLAVPLAVAARRWRWASGPVLGLTTVLYTIPSLAMFSLLLPVYGLSASLVIAGLVLYSLTLLVRNILAGLRAVPEETRQAARGMGYGPIRLLFAVELPLSLPAAMAGLRIATVSAVSLVTVGAIVGYGGLGNLIYTGMNTYFKAQVLTASVLCVVIAIAADLVLLGVQRLLTPWTRAVQS is encoded by the coding sequence GTGACCGCGCCCCCTGACGACTGCCTCGCGCGCAATGACTGGATCTGCGGCGAATACCTCACCACGCGCCGGGAGATCCTCTGGGACGCCGTCCTCCAGCACCTTCACCTGACGCTCGTCTCGGTCCTCATCGGCCTGCTGCTCGCCGTGCCCCTCGCGGTCGCCGCCCGCCGCTGGCGCTGGGCCTCCGGACCAGTCCTCGGGCTCACCACCGTCCTGTACACGATCCCCTCGCTGGCGATGTTCTCGCTGCTGCTGCCGGTGTACGGACTCTCCGCCTCGCTCGTCATCGCGGGCCTGGTCCTCTACTCGCTGACCCTGCTGGTACGGAACATCCTCGCCGGACTGCGCGCCGTGCCCGAGGAGACCCGTCAGGCCGCGCGGGGCATGGGCTACGGGCCGATCCGCCTCCTCTTCGCCGTCGAACTGCCCCTCTCGCTGCCCGCCGCCATGGCCGGGCTGCGCATCGCCACCGTCTCCGCCGTCTCACTCGTCACGGTCGGTGCGATCGTCGGCTACGGAGGCCTCGGCAACCTCATCTACACCGGGATGAACACCTACTTCAAAGCGCAGGTCCTCACCGCCTCCGTTCTCTGCGTCGTCATCGCCATCGCCGCCGACCTCGTCCTCCTCGGCGTACAGCGGCTGCTCACCCCGTGGACCCGGGCGGTGCAGTCATGA
- a CDS encoding PhzF family phenazine biosynthesis protein, with amino-acid sequence MPSAAGLPVAIVHACLRDGRGGSPTAVLDELPLSDDSRRRVPVLAGTSHAVFVSAHDDSAGVPAVSLRFFTAEGELPACGHGTVAALALLARRAGRAEYGVTLRAGGRVFAGRAVRERTYVRAAFVSGPVDLREPTGIELDLVLPALGLTSATLASGIRVASVGRPRLLVPVAGRSSLAALAPDFDALRTACDRLGLLGCYVYSPPTPTGRLAARMFAPSIGVEEDIANANSTACLAAHLAGAGVTDIAVDMGDSLGSPSTVTAEHSPSGPLIHLGGTAEVTRGVRVRP; translated from the coding sequence GTGCCATCCGCCGCCGGACTGCCTGTCGCGATCGTCCACGCGTGCCTGCGCGACGGCCGGGGCGGCAGTCCCACGGCGGTGCTCGACGAGTTGCCGTTGAGCGACGACTCGCGCCGCCGGGTGCCGGTTCTGGCGGGCACGTCGCACGCCGTCTTCGTCTCGGCGCACGACGACTCGGCCGGCGTGCCCGCGGTCTCCCTCCGCTTCTTCACCGCGGAGGGAGAACTGCCCGCGTGCGGCCACGGAACCGTTGCCGCGCTGGCCCTCCTCGCCCGACGTGCCGGGCGCGCGGAGTACGGGGTCACACTGCGCGCGGGAGGCCGGGTCTTCGCCGGCCGGGCCGTACGGGAGAGAACGTACGTCCGTGCCGCCTTCGTGTCCGGCCCGGTCGACCTGCGCGAACCCACCGGGATCGAGCTCGACCTGGTACTCCCTGCGCTGGGCCTCACCTCGGCCACGCTCGCTTCGGGCATCCGGGTCGCCTCGGTGGGGCGACCCCGGCTGCTGGTACCCGTTGCCGGAAGGTCCTCACTCGCCGCGCTCGCCCCGGACTTCGACGCGCTCCGTACCGCTTGCGACCGGCTCGGTCTCCTGGGCTGCTACGTCTACTCCCCGCCGACGCCCACCGGCCGTCTCGCGGCCCGGATGTTCGCCCCGTCGATCGGCGTCGAGGAGGACATCGCCAACGCCAACAGCACCGCCTGTCTCGCCGCCCACCTGGCCGGGGCGGGCGTCACCGACATCGCCGTGGACATGGGTGACTCCCTCGGCAGTCCGTCCACCGTCACCGCGGAGCACAGCCCGTCAGGGCCGCTGATCCATCTGGGCGGCACCGCCGAGGTCACGCGCGGAGTCCGGGTCAGGCCATGA
- a CDS encoding polysaccharide lyase family 7 protein: MRLRTLLTSLAVTTAVAGGLTVAAPATSAAVLADPSVAPGGNFDLSVWQLQEPVGSPGSPTTISSSRLQGANGFQDSYFYTDTRDGAMTFWAPEKGVTTPNSNYARSELREMNRDGSAANWSLSGSHQLKATLRVVSVTSNVCVGQIHLGTGGTSTKPLVELYYRSSGDIVVGTENSPSGGQTTHTVGHVAVGKTWSYTIAVSGGHTIDLTVNGSTTHYAIPSSFNSYKQYFKAGSYNQSSSSSTTKGARVGFYGLTVSHS, translated from the coding sequence ATGCGCCTGCGTACGCTCCTCACCTCCCTGGCCGTCACCACCGCCGTAGCCGGCGGTCTCACCGTCGCCGCACCGGCGACCTCGGCCGCGGTCCTCGCGGATCCGTCCGTCGCTCCCGGCGGAAACTTCGACCTGTCGGTCTGGCAGCTCCAGGAGCCGGTGGGCTCACCCGGCTCGCCGACCACCATCTCGTCGTCCCGGCTGCAGGGGGCGAACGGGTTCCAGGACTCGTACTTCTACACGGACACCCGCGACGGCGCGATGACGTTCTGGGCTCCCGAGAAGGGCGTCACCACGCCGAACTCCAACTACGCGCGCTCCGAACTGCGCGAGATGAACCGCGACGGCAGCGCCGCCAACTGGTCGCTCAGCGGAAGCCACCAACTGAAGGCGACCCTGCGCGTGGTGTCGGTGACGTCGAACGTCTGCGTGGGTCAGATCCACCTCGGTACGGGCGGCACTTCCACCAAGCCCCTCGTGGAGCTGTACTACCGGTCGAGCGGCGACATCGTCGTCGGCACGGAGAACTCGCCCTCCGGCGGCCAGACGACCCACACGGTCGGCCACGTCGCGGTCGGCAAGACCTGGAGCTACACCATCGCCGTCTCGGGCGGCCACACCATCGACCTCACCGTCAACGGGTCCACCACGCACTACGCGATCCCGTCGTCCTTCAACAGCTACAAGCAGTACTTCAAGGCCGGCTCGTACAACCAGTCGTCCTCCAGCAGCACCACCAAGGGCGCCCGCGTCGGCTTCTACGGGCTGACCGTCTCCCACAGCTGA
- a CDS encoding class F sortase, with amino-acid sequence MTNSRSAADVRLWPRVVLVVLALLAGGRMIADGGAHTGDAPRPSAADAFGTTGGQGAAPAVGSLPPSEPSRVKIKAIDVDAPLTGLDRDANNTLQAPPDDDANLAGWDENGITPGSTGTAVIAAHLDTAEGPAAFYGLSSLHKDNTVDVTRADGRTAVFTVDAVEEYEKDDFPSEKVYRNATRAELRLITCGGNYTKKNGYSGNVVVYAHLTGVS; translated from the coding sequence ATGACGAACTCCCGGAGCGCCGCCGATGTCCGCCTCTGGCCGAGGGTCGTACTCGTCGTCCTGGCGCTGCTCGCCGGCGGGCGCATGATCGCCGACGGCGGCGCGCACACGGGGGACGCGCCCAGGCCCTCTGCCGCGGACGCGTTCGGCACCACCGGCGGCCAGGGCGCCGCTCCGGCCGTAGGGTCACTGCCGCCCTCCGAGCCGTCACGCGTCAAGATCAAGGCCATCGACGTGGACGCCCCGCTGACCGGGCTCGATCGGGACGCGAACAACACACTGCAGGCGCCGCCCGACGACGACGCGAACCTGGCCGGCTGGGACGAGAACGGCATCACCCCCGGCAGCACGGGAACGGCCGTCATCGCCGCACACCTCGACACGGCCGAAGGCCCCGCCGCCTTCTACGGCCTCAGCTCGCTCCACAAGGACAACACGGTGGACGTCACGCGCGCCGACGGGCGTACCGCCGTCTTCACCGTCGACGCGGTCGAGGAGTACGAGAAGGACGATTTTCCCAGCGAGAAGGTGTACCGGAACGCCACGCGTGCGGAACTGCGGCTGATCACCTGCGGCGGCAACTACACCAAGAAGAACGGCTATTCGGGGAACGTCGTGGTCTACGCCCACCTCACCGGAGTGAGCTGA
- a CDS encoding FAD-binding oxidoreductase produces the protein MAMTPAQAARQELAGFKGELTGPEDSGYEKARAVYNAMIDRRPGLIATCTDADDVARVVGFARDRGLLLAVRGGGHHGAGLGTCDGGVVADLSPLKEVHVDPAARTVRVGGGCVWGEVDRATNEHGLATPSGIVSTTGVGGITLGGGIGHLTRKFGLTVDNLLEADVVLASGERVRASADEHADLYWAIRGGGGNFGVVISFLFRLHELSTVVAGPTFWPVELGAEVLAAYRDFLPSAPRELNGFFLYGSVPPAPPYPEELQLRKACGVVWCYAGDDTDAAARAMAPLLSALPEPMLHGPGPMPHPALQSAFDGLYPAGDQWYWRADFVNEIPDEALALHAKFGAELPTPQSTMHLYPIDGAVHDHAPADTPWSYRDSGWASVYAGVDGDPGNADLIKRWTVDYFDALHPYSAGGAYVNMMMDEGQERVRASYRDNYTRLARIKAEYDPENLFRLNQNIQPAPKPPFEARP, from the coding sequence ATGGCCATGACGCCTGCACAAGCGGCGCGCCAGGAGCTCGCAGGATTCAAGGGAGAACTGACCGGACCGGAGGACTCCGGCTACGAGAAGGCCCGAGCCGTCTACAACGCGATGATCGACAGGCGGCCCGGGCTCATCGCGACCTGCACCGACGCCGATGACGTGGCCCGCGTCGTCGGCTTCGCACGCGACCGCGGCCTGCTGCTCGCGGTACGCGGCGGCGGCCACCACGGGGCAGGTCTCGGGACCTGTGACGGGGGAGTGGTCGCCGACCTGTCTCCGCTCAAGGAGGTGCACGTCGATCCGGCCGCCCGGACCGTGCGCGTCGGCGGCGGCTGCGTATGGGGCGAGGTGGACCGGGCGACGAACGAGCACGGACTGGCCACTCCGAGCGGCATCGTCTCCACGACGGGGGTCGGCGGCATCACCCTGGGCGGTGGCATCGGCCATCTGACCCGTAAGTTCGGACTGACCGTCGACAACCTGCTGGAGGCCGACGTCGTGCTGGCCAGTGGCGAGCGCGTACGGGCGAGCGCCGACGAACACGCCGACCTGTACTGGGCGATCCGCGGCGGCGGAGGCAACTTCGGCGTCGTCATCTCCTTCCTCTTCAGGCTGCACGAGCTGAGCACGGTCGTCGCGGGACCCACCTTCTGGCCCGTCGAGCTGGGAGCCGAAGTCCTCGCCGCCTACCGGGACTTCCTCCCCTCGGCACCGCGCGAACTGAACGGGTTCTTCCTCTACGGCAGCGTCCCGCCGGCCCCTCCGTACCCCGAGGAGCTCCAGCTCCGCAAAGCGTGCGGCGTCGTCTGGTGCTACGCGGGCGACGACACGGACGCGGCGGCCCGCGCCATGGCCCCGCTGCTCTCGGCGCTGCCCGAACCGATGCTGCACGGCCCGGGACCGATGCCGCACCCCGCGCTCCAGTCGGCCTTCGACGGGCTCTACCCGGCCGGCGACCAGTGGTACTGGCGCGCGGACTTCGTCAACGAGATCCCCGACGAGGCCCTCGCCCTGCACGCCAAGTTCGGGGCCGAACTGCCCACCCCGCAGTCGACGATGCACCTGTACCCGATCGACGGCGCCGTCCACGACCACGCACCGGCCGACACTCCGTGGAGCTACCGCGACTCGGGCTGGGCCTCCGTCTACGCGGGAGTGGACGGGGACCCGGGCAACGCCGACCTCATCAAGCGCTGGACGGTCGACTACTTCGACGCACTGCACCCGTACTCGGCGGGCGGCGCCTACGTGAACATGATGATGGACGAGGGGCAGGAGCGGGTGCGGGCCAGCTACCGCGACAACTACACGCGGCTGGCCCGTATCAAGGCCGAGTACGACCCGGAGAACCTGTTCCGCCTCAACCAGAACATCCAGCCCGCCCCGAAGCCCCCCTTCGAGGCGCGGCCCTGA
- a CDS encoding PIG-L deacetylase family protein: protein MSVPSVLAVFAHPDDESLSAGGVLARQAAAGARTAVVTATWAEGTHRAGELAEALRVLGAGGPRLLGYADAKVPESAPDSVRWCDAPLDESVRRLVAHIREFRPDIVITHDAYGGLTGHPDHVHTHRATLLAVQAAGWGLLYPEAGDPWRPRALHLATHPHSAARLLGERLMRPGGQMFSVPDERVTAAVDVRPWLEQKLGAVMAHRSEVARGALPGRLAALPRTAREELMATEWYIHHDLMA, encoded by the coding sequence ATGTCTGTGCCGAGCGTGCTCGCAGTCTTCGCGCATCCGGACGACGAGTCCTTGTCGGCCGGCGGTGTGCTCGCTCGGCAGGCGGCCGCGGGGGCACGGACCGCAGTGGTCACGGCGACCTGGGCCGAGGGCACGCACCGGGCGGGCGAGTTGGCCGAGGCACTCCGCGTCCTCGGCGCCGGCGGTCCGCGCCTGCTCGGGTACGCCGATGCCAAGGTGCCGGAATCGGCCCCGGACAGCGTGCGCTGGTGCGACGCCCCGCTCGACGAGTCCGTACGCCGGCTGGTCGCGCACATCCGGGAGTTCCGACCGGACATCGTCATCACTCATGACGCGTACGGCGGGCTGACGGGTCATCCGGATCATGTGCACACCCACCGGGCGACCCTACTCGCCGTCCAGGCCGCGGGCTGGGGCCTGCTCTATCCGGAGGCCGGCGACCCCTGGCGGCCGCGTGCCCTCCATCTGGCCACCCACCCGCACTCCGCTGCGCGGCTGCTGGGCGAGCGCCTGATGCGGCCGGGCGGGCAGATGTTCAGCGTTCCGGACGAGCGGGTCACGGCAGCCGTCGACGTACGGCCGTGGCTGGAGCAGAAGCTCGGTGCCGTGATGGCGCACCGCAGCGAGGTGGCGAGGGGAGCTCTGCCGGGCAGGCTCGCCGCCCTCCCGAGAACCGCCAGGGAGGAGCTGATGGCGACCGAGTGGTACATCCACCACGACCTCATGGCCTGA
- a CDS encoding ATP-binding protein, producing the protein MYGEILERDHELAQLGAAAREAAGGAGSVVLVSGEAGIGKSSLVRAAPGVLPAQARLLVGECDDLVMRRPLGPFRDLVGGVGGVGTELAQALKGGGDRQRVYDALRAELTAAPHPVVLVVEDVHWADEASLDALRFLVRRVGRLPAVLVLTYRDDELGREHPLRHLLGQVSRVDRVHRLPLSRLSREAVRTLSAAGPADAVEVYEATSGNPFFVAAVLAAGGTGSVPPTVVDAVLARLRGLDTRTRDALEQLAVVPSAVERGLVDALLTDGDAVLAQAEQRGLLTVTPERAGFRHEIIRRAVADSLPAARRIALNRDVLDALIAQPGADPSRIVHHAAQAGDQDAIAHYGPDAARDASRAGAHREAAAQLRLVLRQRQRYGPAALATLLEQYAVESYTIADSAAAVGAQCEAVALRRSLGDTRALGADLRWLSRIHWWAGDADAAQESAREAIAVLEQTDDGRLLALALSNTSQLHMLADRTDEAVEFGERAIVLARKEGDAAILSHALNNVGAALWRSGDPRGRPQLEESLRVALAAGEVEHACRAYANIIWTLLENLQYDEADRFLGPALELADRAEHLGFLSYLQVETALRRFASGEWGEAERYAELGVHDPVPGRCPALTVLGRVRIRRGTPGGDELLAQAWEMAVGTRELQRTGPVAAARAEAAWLRGDHEGAVAAAGPVHDQARQLTYTAHQSELGYWLGKAGHPVAPDGSGHPYALQAAGRWQAAADAWEAAGCPYEHASALAESPAPEDKLAALAELDALGAEPLARRVRAELRALGVRRIPRGPVAATRENPAGLTERQLQVMRLLAEGLTNPEIAHRLVVSVRTVDNHVSAVLEKLGARTRRQATLRAADLGLLPGREK; encoded by the coding sequence GTGTACGGGGAGATCCTCGAACGCGACCACGAGCTGGCCCAACTGGGCGCCGCCGCACGGGAAGCGGCCGGCGGTGCCGGGTCGGTCGTGCTTGTCTCCGGTGAGGCCGGAATCGGGAAATCGAGCCTGGTCAGAGCGGCGCCCGGGGTGCTTCCCGCGCAGGCGCGGCTGCTCGTGGGCGAATGCGACGATCTGGTGATGCGGCGCCCGCTGGGCCCTTTCCGCGACCTTGTCGGCGGCGTGGGCGGTGTCGGGACCGAACTCGCGCAGGCGCTCAAAGGGGGCGGGGACCGGCAACGGGTCTACGACGCCCTGCGGGCGGAGCTGACGGCGGCTCCGCATCCGGTGGTACTCGTCGTCGAGGACGTGCACTGGGCGGACGAGGCGTCACTGGACGCACTGCGTTTCCTGGTGCGCAGGGTGGGCCGACTGCCCGCTGTGCTCGTACTGACGTACCGGGACGACGAGTTGGGGCGCGAACACCCCCTGCGCCATCTCCTGGGCCAGGTCTCCCGTGTGGACCGTGTGCACCGGCTGCCCCTCTCCCGGCTGTCGCGGGAAGCCGTACGCACCTTGAGCGCGGCCGGACCTGCCGATGCGGTCGAGGTGTACGAGGCGACGTCCGGCAACCCCTTTTTCGTGGCCGCGGTCCTGGCCGCCGGTGGTACGGGGTCGGTTCCCCCGACCGTGGTCGACGCCGTGCTGGCCCGCCTCCGCGGCCTCGACACCCGTACCCGCGACGCCCTCGAACAACTCGCCGTTGTGCCCTCCGCAGTGGAGCGGGGCCTGGTGGACGCGCTGCTGACGGACGGGGACGCCGTACTCGCCCAGGCCGAGCAGCGCGGACTGCTCACCGTCACCCCGGAGCGGGCCGGCTTCCGGCACGAGATCATCCGCCGTGCCGTCGCCGACTCGCTGCCCGCCGCGCGGCGCATCGCGCTCAACCGCGACGTGCTCGACGCGCTGATCGCACAGCCGGGCGCCGACCCGTCCCGGATCGTCCACCACGCGGCGCAGGCCGGTGACCAGGACGCGATCGCGCACTACGGCCCCGACGCCGCCCGCGATGCCTCCCGGGCCGGTGCCCACCGCGAAGCCGCCGCGCAGCTCAGGCTCGTACTGCGCCAACGGCAGCGCTACGGTCCGGCAGCTCTGGCGACGCTTCTTGAGCAGTACGCGGTGGAGAGCTACACCATCGCCGACTCGGCGGCCGCCGTCGGCGCGCAGTGCGAAGCCGTGGCCCTGCGCCGGTCCCTCGGCGACACCCGGGCGCTCGGCGCCGATCTGCGCTGGCTCTCCAGGATCCACTGGTGGGCGGGGGACGCCGACGCGGCGCAGGAGTCCGCGCGCGAGGCCATCGCCGTGCTGGAGCAGACGGACGACGGGCGGCTGCTCGCCCTGGCGCTGAGCAACACCTCCCAGCTCCACATGCTCGCCGACCGCACCGACGAGGCCGTCGAGTTCGGCGAACGCGCCATCGTCCTGGCCCGCAAGGAGGGCGACGCGGCGATCCTCTCGCACGCCCTCAACAACGTCGGCGCCGCACTCTGGCGCAGCGGAGACCCGCGCGGGCGGCCCCAGTTGGAGGAGAGTCTGCGGGTGGCGCTGGCCGCAGGCGAGGTCGAGCATGCCTGCCGGGCGTACGCCAACATCATCTGGACGCTCCTGGAGAACCTCCAGTACGACGAGGCCGACCGTTTCCTGGGTCCGGCACTGGAACTGGCGGACCGGGCCGAGCACCTCGGATTTCTCAGTTATCTGCAGGTCGAGACGGCGCTGCGGCGGTTCGCCTCGGGGGAGTGGGGCGAGGCGGAGCGGTACGCGGAACTCGGCGTCCACGATCCGGTACCGGGCCGCTGCCCCGCCCTGACCGTACTGGGGCGGGTGCGGATCCGGCGCGGTACGCCCGGCGGCGACGAACTCCTCGCCCAGGCCTGGGAGATGGCGGTGGGCACCCGTGAACTCCAGCGCACCGGACCCGTGGCAGCGGCCCGCGCCGAGGCTGCCTGGCTCCGCGGCGACCACGAGGGAGCGGTGGCCGCCGCGGGCCCCGTCCACGACCAGGCGCGCCAACTCACCTACACGGCGCACCAGTCGGAGCTCGGATACTGGCTCGGCAAGGCCGGGCACCCCGTCGCGCCTGACGGCTCCGGACATCCGTACGCGCTCCAGGCCGCGGGCCGGTGGCAGGCGGCGGCCGACGCCTGGGAAGCGGCGGGCTGCCCTTACGAGCACGCCTCGGCGCTCGCCGAAAGCCCGGCCCCCGAGGACAAACTGGCGGCCCTCGCCGAGCTCGACGCACTCGGCGCCGAGCCGCTGGCCCGCCGGGTCAGGGCCGAGCTGCGCGCACTCGGCGTGCGCCGGATCCCGCGCGGCCCGGTGGCGGCGACGCGGGAGAACCCCGCCGGGCTCACCGAGCGCCAGCTGCAGGTGATGCGCCTGCTCGCGGAGGGCCTGACCAATCCCGAGATCGCGCACCGCCTGGTGGTGTCGGTCCGTACCGTCGACAACCACGTCTCGGCCGTACTCGAGAAACTCGGCGCCCGCACCCGACGCCAGGCCACGCTCCGTGCGGCTGATTTGGGGCTGCTGCCGGGACGCGAGAAGTAG
- a CDS encoding ABC transporter permease: protein MNTLSSAWSWLTSSAHWSGDDGIWHRLGEHLFLTVVCLLLSCLIALPIALVLGHLGKGGALAVNISNVGRAVPTFAVLVLLLLTPLGTHGQWPTIIALVVFAVPPLLTNAYVGMREVDRDVVRAARGMGMTGRQLMFHVELPLALPLVLTGVRIAAVQLVATATLAALAGGGGLGRIITAGFNLASTPQVVAGAVLVAAFALLVEGLFEIAQRLAPEWARGRMG from the coding sequence ATGAACACCCTCTCCTCCGCCTGGTCCTGGCTGACCAGCTCCGCCCACTGGTCGGGCGACGACGGCATCTGGCACCGCCTCGGCGAGCACCTGTTCCTCACCGTCGTCTGTCTGCTGCTCAGCTGTCTGATCGCCCTGCCCATCGCGCTCGTTCTCGGGCATCTGGGCAAGGGCGGTGCGCTCGCCGTCAACATCTCCAACGTCGGCCGGGCGGTCCCCACCTTCGCCGTGCTGGTGCTGCTGCTTCTCACCCCGCTCGGCACCCACGGCCAGTGGCCCACGATCATCGCGCTCGTCGTCTTCGCCGTGCCCCCGCTGCTCACCAACGCCTATGTGGGGATGCGCGAGGTGGACCGTGACGTGGTGCGCGCGGCGCGCGGTATGGGCATGACCGGGCGACAACTGATGTTTCACGTGGAACTGCCCCTTGCGCTCCCCTTGGTCCTCACCGGCGTACGTATCGCCGCGGTGCAGCTGGTCGCCACGGCGACCCTCGCCGCGCTCGCCGGCGGCGGAGGACTCGGCCGGATCATCACCGCGGGCTTCAACCTCGCCTCCACCCCGCAGGTCGTCGCGGGCGCCGTTCTCGTCGCCGCCTTCGCGCTGCTGGTGGAAGGCCTCTTCGAGATCGCGCAGCGACTGGCACCCGAATGGGCGAGAGGCAGGATGGGATGA
- a CDS encoding tellurite resistance/C4-dicarboxylate transporter family protein yields the protein MAGAQAVFGAWWRRVPPAEGAVVMATGIISVGLHLTGHETLSRTALVLAGVLWLLLAADFAVRLVGDRARWTAEAGTPAALTAVAATTVLGTRLSLLGWQAPAVALLVLSAVVWPVLMLAVTRQWGRRMPGGVFLVCVATQGLVVLAATLASAESVQWLARLGAVFFCLGLFLYVDAFIRFDLGNLRTGAGDQWVAGGALAISALAGAKLLAVLQLGTAVHDVLRGATLVVLALDLAWYCVLLWGEVRWPRPHYDVRRWATVFPMGMTSVATLSVAGAANVPWLEGPGRVLLWVAVAAWLAACAGAARTAVRQRR from the coding sequence GTGGCCGGCGCGCAGGCCGTCTTCGGCGCGTGGTGGCGCAGGGTGCCGCCCGCGGAGGGTGCCGTCGTGATGGCCACCGGCATCATCTCCGTCGGACTGCACCTGACCGGTCACGAGACGCTGTCGCGCACGGCGCTCGTGCTGGCCGGAGTGCTGTGGCTGCTGCTCGCGGCGGACTTCGCGGTCCGGCTCGTGGGCGATCGCGCCCGGTGGACGGCCGAGGCGGGCACCCCGGCGGCCCTCACCGCGGTCGCCGCCACCACCGTGCTCGGCACCCGGCTGTCCCTGCTGGGGTGGCAGGCGCCGGCGGTGGCGCTGCTCGTGCTCTCCGCCGTGGTGTGGCCGGTGCTGATGCTCGCGGTGACGCGCCAGTGGGGACGCCGTATGCCCGGGGGAGTGTTCCTCGTGTGCGTCGCCACGCAGGGGCTGGTCGTGCTCGCCGCGACGCTGGCGTCCGCCGAGTCCGTGCAGTGGCTCGCCCGCCTGGGGGCGGTCTTCTTCTGTCTGGGCCTGTTCCTGTATGTGGACGCGTTCATACGCTTCGATCTCGGCAACCTGCGTACGGGCGCGGGCGACCAGTGGGTCGCGGGAGGCGCGCTGGCGATCTCGGCCCTGGCGGGCGCCAAGCTGCTCGCGGTCCTGCAGCTCGGCACGGCCGTTCACGACGTGCTCCGCGGCGCGACGCTCGTGGTGCTCGCCCTCGACCTGGCCTGGTACTGCGTACTCCTCTGGGGCGAGGTGCGCTGGCCGCGTCCGCACTACGACGTCCGGCGCTGGGCGACGGTGTTCCCGATGGGGATGACATCGGTGGCCACGTTGTCGGTCGCGGGCGCCGCGAACGTCCCCTGGCTGGAGGGCCCGGGACGGGTCCTGCTGTGGGTCGCTGTCGCGGCATGGCTGGCGGCCTGCGCGGGGGCGGCCCGGACCGCGGTCCGCCAGAGGCGTTGA